In the genome of Catenulispora sp. MAP5-51, one region contains:
- a CDS encoding NADP-dependent oxidoreductase, with product MTVITPAVSHEVRLVERPEGLPALEHFAVVEAPLPTPAADEVLVRNLAFRVSASIRMMISEGAEAVEGVPFPALAPGDTLAEQAVGEVVAAPAGSALMPGDLVSHHLGYREYAAVPLAALDRLPQRPADPIVHLGHGWTAYAALTRGVQIPSGATVFVSGASGAIGSMAGQIARLLGAGRVVGSAGTPAKAARLTDGLGYDAVVLRGGGPFVEQLTRAAPGGIDVVLDTVGGEQLAASVAVANPGAQVLVVGALSGQLAATGAGRTAPVELDSFQLLLKKITLRGYSADDDPQALPEWNQRSAEWLRDGALTFPHERIKGIANAPRAVVDTIGGRHLGTVVVEL from the coding sequence ATGACCGTCATCACCCCAGCCGTCAGCCACGAGGTCCGTCTCGTCGAGCGCCCGGAAGGGCTTCCGGCCCTGGAGCACTTCGCGGTCGTCGAGGCGCCGCTGCCGACGCCGGCCGCCGACGAGGTCCTGGTCCGGAACCTCGCCTTCCGGGTCTCGGCCTCGATCCGCATGATGATCAGTGAGGGCGCCGAGGCGGTCGAGGGCGTCCCGTTCCCGGCCTTGGCGCCCGGCGACACGCTGGCCGAACAGGCCGTCGGCGAGGTCGTCGCCGCTCCGGCCGGCAGCGCTCTGATGCCCGGCGATCTGGTCTCCCATCACCTGGGCTATCGCGAGTACGCCGCGGTCCCGCTCGCCGCGCTGGACCGTCTGCCGCAGCGTCCTGCCGATCCGATCGTGCACCTCGGCCACGGCTGGACGGCCTACGCGGCGCTGACCCGAGGCGTCCAGATCCCTTCGGGCGCCACGGTCTTCGTCTCCGGTGCCTCCGGGGCCATCGGCTCGATGGCGGGTCAGATCGCGCGTCTGCTCGGCGCTGGGCGCGTCGTCGGCAGCGCGGGTACTCCGGCGAAGGCTGCGCGGCTGACCGACGGCCTCGGCTATGACGCCGTGGTGCTCCGCGGCGGCGGCCCCTTCGTCGAGCAGCTGACGCGCGCCGCGCCCGGGGGGATCGACGTCGTCCTCGACACCGTCGGCGGCGAGCAGCTCGCCGCCTCCGTCGCGGTGGCGAACCCCGGCGCGCAGGTGCTGGTGGTCGGCGCGCTGTCCGGGCAGCTCGCGGCGACCGGCGCGGGCCGTACCGCGCCGGTCGAACTCGACTCCTTCCAGCTGCTGCTGAAGAAGATCACCCTGCGCGGCTACAGCGCCGACGACGATCCCCAGGCGCTGCCGGAGTGGAACCAGAGGTCCGCCGAGTGGCTGCGGGACGGGGCGCTCACGTTCCCGCACGAGCGGATCAAGGGCATCGCGAACGCCCCGCGGGCCGTCGTCGACACCATCGGCGGACGGCATCTCGGCACGGTCGTCGTCGAGCTTTGA
- a CDS encoding YihY/virulence factor BrkB family protein yields MRRIDRFQQRHPALAYPVAVWKKFSDDRAGYLCALLAFFAFVSLFPLLLVLVTVLGLLLHGNPDLQHRVLNSALADFPVIGQQLKTNVNGIGRSGVGLAVGIIGSLLGARGLADATQYALNKLWAVPYTRRPGFPHNWLRSYGIIAVLGLGVLATTFLSGIGAWGGNGVFGIGVQVASVILSLIVNMSLFWLAFHLATAKEVGWRDQWLAAALAGVVWQILQITGGLIVAHQLRNSSSLYGVFGVVLGLIAWLYLQARLTVYAVEADVVRVRKLWPRTLFPPPLNDQDERVYRSYAAMEQRVKPETASADPSEESVQEPTGEVAEKSSATADRA; encoded by the coding sequence TTGCGCAGGATCGACCGTTTCCAGCAGCGTCATCCGGCCCTGGCCTACCCGGTCGCGGTGTGGAAGAAGTTCAGCGATGACAGGGCCGGCTACCTGTGCGCCCTGCTCGCCTTCTTCGCCTTCGTCTCGCTGTTCCCGCTGCTGCTGGTCCTGGTGACGGTGCTGGGTTTGCTCCTGCACGGCAATCCGGACCTGCAACACCGGGTGCTGAACTCGGCGCTGGCCGACTTCCCGGTCATCGGGCAGCAGCTGAAGACGAACGTCAACGGCATCGGCCGCAGCGGCGTCGGACTGGCCGTCGGCATCATCGGCTCGCTGCTGGGTGCCAGGGGCCTGGCGGACGCGACGCAGTACGCGCTGAACAAGCTCTGGGCCGTGCCCTACACGCGCCGGCCCGGCTTCCCGCACAACTGGCTGCGCAGCTACGGCATCATCGCGGTGCTGGGCCTGGGCGTGCTGGCCACGACGTTCCTGTCCGGCATCGGCGCCTGGGGCGGCAACGGCGTGTTCGGCATCGGCGTCCAGGTGGCCTCGGTGATCTTGTCGCTGATCGTCAACATGAGCCTGTTCTGGCTGGCCTTCCACCTGGCGACGGCGAAAGAGGTCGGGTGGCGCGACCAGTGGCTGGCGGCGGCCCTGGCCGGCGTGGTGTGGCAGATCCTGCAGATCACCGGCGGTTTGATCGTCGCGCACCAGCTGCGCAATTCCTCGTCGCTGTACGGCGTGTTCGGGGTCGTACTCGGCCTGATCGCCTGGCTGTACCTGCAGGCCAGGCTCACGGTGTACGCGGTGGAGGCCGATGTGGTCCGGGTCAGGAAGCTGTGGCCGCGCACCCTGTTCCCGCCGCCGTTGAACGACCAGGACGAGCGGGTCTATCGCTCCTATGCGGCGATGGAGCAGCGGGTCAAGCCGGAAACGGCGTCGGCGGACCCGTCCGAGGAATCGGTCCAGGAGCCGACCGGAGAAGTGGCCGAGAAGTCGTCCGCGACCGCGGATCGGGCCTGA
- a CDS encoding Lrp/AsnC family transcriptional regulator — MDLLDRQIAHALRIDGRAPFSRIAAVLGVSDQTVARRYRALRQAGTVRVVGALSADRLGLTTWVIRLQCAPGSSAAIAKALAKRDDTSWVRIASGGTEVLCSILTPDDDRDALLLERLPATKPITAISAYCVVHTFTGNQDGWQPVATALDAEQVAALAGAAPQAAPRAAPRAADRSADSRSAFPDPAESPDSPDPADRILAAELARDGRTPFTDLAAATGLDESSVRRRLAALLADGRLYFDLDVDDRALGYGFSTLLWLAVEPARLSAVGAALAGFPEVAFAGATTGPTDVLASVVTPSGGAFYRFLTERVGPLSGVREIQSAPVLRTLKRAGSTV, encoded by the coding sequence GTGGATCTCCTCGACCGCCAGATCGCGCACGCGCTCCGCATCGACGGCCGGGCGCCGTTCAGCCGCATCGCGGCCGTGCTCGGCGTCTCGGACCAGACGGTCGCGCGGCGTTACCGGGCCCTGCGACAGGCCGGGACGGTCAGGGTCGTCGGCGCCCTGTCGGCGGACCGGCTCGGCCTGACCACGTGGGTGATCCGGCTGCAGTGCGCCCCGGGATCCTCGGCCGCGATCGCCAAGGCCCTGGCCAAGCGCGACGACACCTCCTGGGTGCGCATCGCCTCCGGCGGCACCGAGGTGCTGTGCAGCATCCTGACCCCCGACGACGACCGGGACGCCCTGCTGCTCGAACGGCTTCCGGCCACCAAGCCGATCACCGCGATCAGCGCGTACTGCGTCGTGCACACCTTCACCGGCAACCAGGACGGCTGGCAGCCGGTGGCCACGGCGCTGGACGCCGAACAGGTCGCGGCGCTCGCCGGCGCTGCCCCACAAGCCGCCCCGCGCGCTGCCCCACGCGCCGCCGACCGCTCGGCCGACTCCCGTTCCGCGTTTCCCGATCCCGCCGAGTCCCCCGACTCTCCCGACCCCGCCGACCGCATCCTCGCCGCGGAGCTGGCGCGCGACGGCCGCACGCCGTTCACCGACCTCGCCGCCGCGACCGGGCTCGACGAGTCGAGCGTCCGCAGGCGGCTGGCGGCCCTGCTGGCCGACGGGAGGCTGTACTTCGACCTCGACGTCGACGACCGGGCCCTGGGCTACGGATTCAGCACCCTGCTGTGGCTGGCCGTGGAACCGGCTCGCCTGTCCGCCGTCGGGGCGGCGCTGGCCGGGTTCCCCGAAGTTGCGTTCGCCGGGGCGACCACCGGCCCCACGGACGTGCTGGCGTCGGTGGTGACGCCGAGCGGCGGAGCCTTCTACCGCTTCCTCACCGAGCGCGTCGGTCCACTATCGGGGGTGCGGGAGATCCAAAGCGCACCGGTCCTGAGGACCCTCAAACGAGCGGGGTCCACGGTATAG
- a CDS encoding DUF190 domain-containing protein codes for MKLSGPSRRLSIFIGETDQYRHVPLYHETVTRAKKAGPAGASVLRGIEGYGAGSRETEPAPEAGDDPAPRRHRRGRSS; via the coding sequence ATGAAACTGTCCGGCCCCTCCCGCCGCCTGAGCATCTTCATCGGCGAGACCGACCAGTACCGGCACGTCCCGCTGTACCACGAGACCGTCACCCGGGCGAAGAAGGCCGGGCCGGCCGGGGCCAGTGTCCTGCGCGGCATCGAGGGCTACGGCGCCGGCTCCCGCGAAACCGAGCCCGCCCCCGAGGCCGGGGACGATCCCGCCCCGCGCCGGCACCGCAGGGGGCGGTCCTCGTGA
- a CDS encoding CrcB family protein, which translates to MNPDASLKPADDLPVDPDAAEPSPAPRRSRAPRRVLAAIAAGGALGGPVRYGLGLAFPTAPHTFPATTFAINASGSFVLALLMVLILDVWPPNAYVRPFFCVGFLGAYTTFSTWMVDTDRLISAGAYGTAAANVLLSLAAGIAATSLGLSVGRGLAAWRLKRGGAAAAGASSAASGSAAAAPAETGGQR; encoded by the coding sequence GTGAACCCCGATGCTTCGCTGAAGCCGGCTGACGATCTGCCCGTCGATCCGGATGCGGCGGAACCCTCCCCCGCACCACGCCGGTCCCGTGCGCCGCGGCGGGTCCTGGCGGCCATCGCCGCCGGCGGCGCGTTGGGCGGTCCGGTGCGCTACGGCCTGGGCCTGGCGTTCCCGACCGCGCCGCACACCTTCCCGGCCACCACGTTCGCGATCAACGCGAGCGGGTCGTTCGTGCTGGCGCTGCTGATGGTGCTGATCCTGGACGTGTGGCCGCCGAACGCCTACGTGCGCCCCTTCTTCTGCGTCGGGTTCCTCGGCGCCTACACCACGTTCTCCACGTGGATGGTCGACACCGACCGGCTGATCTCGGCCGGGGCGTACGGGACCGCGGCGGCGAACGTACTGCTCAGTCTGGCCGCCGGGATCGCCGCGACCAGCCTGGGGCTGAGCGTGGGCCGGGGCTTGGCCGCCTGGCGGCTCAAGCGCGGCGGGGCCGCGGCGGCCGGTGCGTCGTCGGCGGCATCGGGATCAGCGGCGGCGGCACCGGCCGAGACCGGAGGACAGCGATGA
- a CDS encoding BlaI/MecI/CopY family transcriptional regulator — MALRQFGELEAQVMDRVWRYNRPVLVRDVLSDLNTDRELAYTTVLTVMEKLRRKGWLRRQRTGRAYAYEAISSRESYTARLMCDALATSDNQTVSFVHFLEQLSTEEARALRTALEVRQLPE, encoded by the coding sequence GTGGCTCTGCGGCAGTTCGGCGAATTGGAAGCGCAAGTGATGGACCGCGTATGGCGGTACAACCGCCCGGTCCTGGTCCGCGACGTCCTCTCCGACCTGAACACGGACCGGGAACTCGCCTACACCACCGTCCTGACCGTCATGGAGAAACTCCGCCGCAAAGGCTGGCTCCGCCGCCAACGCACCGGCCGCGCCTACGCCTACGAGGCAATCAGCTCCCGCGAGTCCTACACCGCCCGCCTGATGTGCGACGCCCTGGCCACCAGCGACAACCAGACCGTCTCGTTCGTCCACTTCCTGGAGCAGCTCTCCACCGAGGAGGCGCGCGCACTGCGCACGGCACTGGAGGTCCGTCAGCTTCCTGAGTGA
- the crcB gene encoding fluoride efflux transporter CrcB, protein MTLLAVSAAAALGAPARYLLDRAIAGRRSSALPLGTMAINLTGAFLLGLLTGLAAHHGLPKEAVVVLGTGFCGAYTTFSTFSYETMRLVEDGSIAEAGTNVAVSLAAGMGMAALGLGLALLL, encoded by the coding sequence ATCACGCTGCTCGCCGTCTCGGCCGCCGCCGCGCTCGGCGCCCCGGCCCGCTACCTGCTGGACCGGGCGATCGCCGGGCGCCGGAGCTCGGCCCTGCCGCTGGGCACCATGGCCATCAACCTCACCGGCGCGTTCCTGCTCGGCCTGCTCACCGGCCTGGCGGCGCACCACGGCCTGCCGAAGGAGGCGGTGGTGGTGCTCGGCACCGGCTTCTGCGGCGCCTACACCACCTTCTCGACGTTCTCCTACGAGACCATGCGCCTGGTCGAGGACGGCTCGATCGCCGAGGCCGGCACCAACGTCGCGGTCAGCCTGGCGGCCGGGATGGGGATGGCGGCGCTCGGGCTCGGGCTCGCGCTGCTGCTGTAG
- a CDS encoding STAS domain-containing protein has translation MGFFCGSIDAGGDPTVVWAVGDVDLAVAARLGAEIEPHLRPGATVLLDCSGITFIDSLGLRVLVHASRVAGQVQARFMLAAVPEPVERVLRLAGLASSFTVFGTMAEAKALLAETRHS, from the coding sequence ATGGGATTCTTCTGCGGGAGCATCGATGCCGGCGGGGATCCGACGGTCGTCTGGGCGGTCGGCGACGTGGACCTCGCGGTCGCCGCGAGACTGGGCGCCGAGATCGAACCGCACCTCAGACCGGGCGCGACGGTGCTGCTGGACTGCTCCGGCATCACCTTCATCGACTCGCTGGGCCTGCGGGTCCTGGTGCACGCCTCCCGCGTCGCGGGCCAAGTCCAGGCCCGGTTCATGCTGGCGGCGGTCCCCGAGCCGGTCGAGCGCGTGCTGCGGCTGGCCGGGCTGGCGTCGAGCTTCACCGTGTTCGGCACCATGGCCGAGGCCAAGGCCTTGCTCGCCGAGACGCGGCACTCGTAG
- a CDS encoding carboxymuconolactone decarboxylase family protein yields the protein MPHIDLGNDEPGIRSLFFYRPETAVPLSELAEILLRGPNSLERWERELIATHVSTLNECKFCSTSHAAFTAAQLPEGLDLPTIRADLAAAPISDKLKALLDIAAAVQRGGREVTPELVERSRAAGAGDEEIHDTVLIAAAFCMYNRYVDGLATVAPDDPAGYAAGAKVIAAQGYLPTIDAARAHREQVSAG from the coding sequence GTGCCGCACATAGACCTGGGCAACGACGAGCCGGGCATCCGCTCGCTGTTCTTCTACCGGCCGGAGACCGCCGTACCGCTGAGCGAGCTGGCCGAGATCCTGTTGCGCGGCCCCAACTCGCTGGAGCGCTGGGAGCGCGAGCTGATCGCCACGCACGTCTCCACACTCAACGAGTGCAAGTTCTGCTCCACCAGCCACGCCGCCTTCACCGCGGCCCAGCTCCCCGAGGGCCTGGACCTGCCGACCATCCGCGCCGACCTCGCCGCGGCCCCGATCAGCGACAAACTCAAAGCCCTGCTGGACATCGCGGCCGCGGTCCAGCGAGGAGGCCGCGAGGTCACCCCCGAGCTGGTGGAGCGCTCCCGCGCCGCCGGAGCCGGCGACGAGGAGATCCACGACACCGTGCTGATCGCCGCCGCGTTCTGCATGTACAACCGCTACGTCGACGGCCTGGCCACCGTGGCCCCGGACGACCCGGCGGGGTACGCGGCCGGGGCGAAGGTGATCGCGGCGCAGGGATACCTGCCCACGATCGACGCCGCTCGGGCGCACCGGGAGCAGGTCTCGGCGGGCTGA
- a CDS encoding CsbD family protein, with the protein MTAQGKIKHTARTARGKVKEIVGRAVGNKRMVRRGKTERVTARIRHTAEKGVAALRHRGKAAKGRTQEIVGSATENNHMTMRAKLSKASARISEKLNK; encoded by the coding sequence ATGACAGCTCAGGGCAAGATAAAGCACACGGCACGGACGGCCAGGGGCAAGGTCAAGGAAATCGTCGGCCGGGCCGTCGGCAACAAGCGGATGGTGCGTCGGGGCAAGACCGAACGAGTGACGGCGCGGATCAGGCACACCGCGGAGAAGGGTGTGGCCGCGCTCAGGCACAGGGGCAAGGCTGCCAAGGGCAGGACTCAGGAAATCGTCGGCTCGGCGACGGAGAACAACCACATGACGATGCGGGCGAAACTGAGCAAGGCCTCCGCGCGGATCTCCGAGAAGCTCAACAAGTAG
- a CDS encoding recombinase family protein: MALLDEAGAVGALYCCVPRRGDDDQTPVDVQERQGRKHAAAIGITVPAHLVFADQRRAVWNPGSARPAWSRLLTAVRSGRVPALVVIKPAMLVRHRAADAVELLIAAQEHGVDLYSMGDALDLADPAGREAALTQARQHAGKAASLSKTVQKLRRQNADDGRPHGGGRRAYGYGPGMHPLIEDEARTVREIYARYLAGDSLRAIAGDLNARGIPTVTGATWTTGGITRILVAPRYAGLRVFQGGVESIDGLRQAVWEPCVGIEDWQRAQAERAARTAATDNRPRADYLLTGLVVCERCRDHMVGSIVGDYRMYACPSKNKPLPNRCNRYIAAKSLEQHVQQAAIDLLQNTGAPPTAADLPVTVRRGPVGAPGRANQFRTGHGRVETQSANVLDGVVTGPEADEAWSRLPEARRRAVLRFLFASIEIGEKTTSRSVFDTSRIRILPGVSLEERLVGG, encoded by the coding sequence ATGGCTTTGCTGGACGAGGCAGGTGCCGTGGGAGCGCTTTACTGTTGCGTTCCCAGGCGGGGCGACGACGATCAGACTCCCGTCGACGTGCAGGAACGGCAGGGACGCAAGCATGCGGCGGCGATCGGGATCACGGTGCCGGCGCACCTGGTGTTCGCCGATCAGCGTCGCGCGGTGTGGAATCCGGGCAGTGCCCGGCCGGCGTGGAGCAGGCTGCTTACGGCCGTGCGTAGTGGTCGCGTGCCGGCGCTGGTGGTGATCAAACCGGCGATGCTGGTGCGCCATCGCGCGGCCGATGCGGTCGAACTCCTGATCGCCGCTCAGGAGCACGGCGTGGACCTGTATTCGATGGGCGACGCCTTGGACCTCGCCGATCCCGCCGGCCGCGAGGCGGCGCTGACCCAGGCGCGTCAGCACGCGGGCAAGGCCGCCTCGCTGTCGAAGACCGTGCAGAAGCTCCGGCGTCAGAACGCCGACGACGGCCGGCCCCACGGCGGCGGCCGCCGCGCCTACGGCTACGGCCCGGGCATGCACCCGCTGATCGAGGACGAGGCCCGCACGGTCCGCGAGATCTACGCCCGCTACCTGGCCGGCGACAGCCTGCGCGCGATCGCCGGCGACCTGAACGCCCGCGGCATCCCGACCGTCACCGGCGCGACGTGGACCACCGGCGGGATCACGCGCATCCTGGTCGCGCCGCGTTACGCGGGCCTGCGCGTCTTCCAGGGCGGTGTGGAGTCGATCGACGGCCTGCGCCAGGCGGTATGGGAACCCTGCGTCGGCATCGAGGACTGGCAGCGCGCCCAGGCCGAGCGCGCGGCCCGCACAGCGGCCACCGACAACCGGCCGCGCGCGGACTACCTGCTGACCGGCCTGGTGGTCTGCGAACGCTGCCGCGACCACATGGTGGGCTCGATCGTGGGGGACTACCGGATGTACGCCTGCCCCTCGAAGAACAAGCCCCTGCCCAACCGCTGCAACCGCTACATAGCCGCCAAGTCGCTGGAGCAGCACGTCCAGCAGGCCGCGATCGACCTCCTGCAGAACACCGGCGCGCCCCCCACCGCCGCCGACCTTCCGGTCACCGTCCGCCGCGGCCCCGTCGGCGCCCCCGGGCGGGCGAACCAGTTCCGCACCGGCCACGGCCGCGTCGAGACGCAGAGCGCGAACGTCCTGGACGGCGTCGTCACCGGCCCCGAGGCGGACGAGGCGTGGTCGCGGCTGCCGGAGGCCCGGCGGCGGGCGGTGCTGCGGTTCTTGTTCGCCTCGATCGAGATCGGGGAGAAGACGACGAGCCGGAGTGTGTTCGACACGAGTCGGATCAGGATTCTGCCGGGGGTTTCCTTGGAGGAGCGGTTGGTGGGTGGGTAG
- a CDS encoding putative Ig domain-containing protein codes for MRISSRLRAFAGLATAVAMGSALAIGSASGATASTAQSSSSVSSVASATTALIAAEAAGSANASQPALTAANQNSSHACAAVIVVGHQSCFALKRNAVHPTAVTPNAIPSGVGYGPSQLQSAYNLTSASASNGSGRTIALVDAYDDANAASDLAAYRSAAGLPAGTFSKVNQNGQTSPLPSAPPAGDDWTLEESLDLDMASAICPLCKIVLVEAQDDQSDGLYTAQNTAASLAGYISNSWGGSEDSTETSMDSQYFTHASGIVTTVSAGDSDYGVSYPATSPNVVSVGGTNLATASNSRGWTESVWNTTTGSEGTGSGCSAYEAEPSWQTALGLPSGCSKRIDNDVAADADPATGVAVYDTSNGNTGWNEVGGTSASSPMVAAMYALAGNAGATPAQDVYQHTSNFYDVTSGKDASSCSPSYLCTAGTGFDGPTGIGTPNGITGLQTGGGGTETVSVTNPGTQTSTQNTAISTLQISATDSAGKALTYSATGLPAGLSISSSGAITGTPTGTGSSTVTVTASSGTASGSTSFTWTVNPQGGTETVSVTNPGSQTSTAGTAISTLQISATDSAGKSLTYSASGLPAGLSISSSGAITGTPTTAGTSSVTVTATSGTASGSTTFSWTVNPSGGGGCTATQLLGNPGFETGSASPWTATAGVINNDTVDEPAHSGSWNAWLDGYGTTHTDTLAQKVSIPATCKTANFSFWLHIDTAETTTSTAYDTLKVQVLNSSGTVVGTLATYSNLNHANGYTQRSFSLASYIGQTVTLKFTGSEDVSLQTSFVVDDTALNVN; via the coding sequence GTGAGAATCAGCTCACGTCTGCGCGCGTTCGCGGGCCTGGCGACAGCCGTCGCCATGGGCAGCGCGCTCGCGATCGGCTCCGCGTCGGGGGCCACCGCCTCCACCGCGCAGTCCTCGTCCTCGGTGTCCTCGGTCGCGTCGGCGACCACCGCGCTGATCGCCGCCGAGGCCGCGGGTTCGGCGAACGCTTCGCAGCCGGCCCTCACGGCCGCGAACCAGAACTCGTCGCACGCCTGTGCCGCCGTCATCGTGGTCGGCCACCAGTCCTGCTTCGCCCTGAAGCGGAACGCTGTGCACCCCACGGCCGTCACTCCCAACGCGATCCCGTCCGGGGTCGGCTACGGGCCCTCGCAGCTGCAGTCGGCCTACAACCTGACCTCGGCCTCGGCCTCGAACGGGTCCGGCCGCACCATCGCCCTGGTCGACGCCTACGACGACGCCAACGCCGCGTCCGACCTGGCCGCGTACCGCTCGGCGGCGGGCCTGCCCGCGGGCACCTTCTCCAAGGTGAACCAGAACGGCCAGACCTCCCCGCTGCCCTCGGCCCCGCCGGCCGGCGACGACTGGACGCTGGAGGAGTCGCTGGACCTGGACATGGCCTCGGCCATCTGCCCGCTGTGCAAGATCGTCCTGGTCGAGGCGCAGGACGACCAGAGCGACGGCCTCTACACCGCGCAGAACACGGCGGCGAGCCTGGCCGGCTACATCTCCAACTCCTGGGGCGGCAGCGAGGACTCGACCGAGACCTCCATGGACTCGCAGTACTTCACCCACGCTTCCGGCATCGTGACCACCGTCTCGGCCGGTGACTCGGACTACGGCGTCAGCTACCCGGCGACCTCCCCCAACGTGGTCTCCGTCGGCGGCACGAACCTGGCCACCGCCTCCAACAGCCGCGGCTGGACCGAGTCGGTCTGGAACACCACCACCGGCTCTGAAGGCACCGGCTCGGGCTGCTCGGCCTACGAGGCCGAACCGTCCTGGCAGACCGCGCTGGGCCTGCCCTCGGGCTGCTCCAAGCGCATCGACAACGACGTCGCCGCCGACGCCGACCCGGCCACCGGTGTCGCCGTCTACGACACGTCCAACGGCAACACCGGCTGGAACGAGGTCGGCGGCACGTCTGCGTCCTCCCCGATGGTCGCCGCGATGTACGCCCTGGCCGGCAACGCCGGCGCCACCCCGGCGCAGGACGTGTACCAGCACACGAGCAACTTCTACGACGTCACCTCCGGCAAGGACGCCTCGTCCTGCAGCCCGTCCTACCTGTGCACCGCGGGCACCGGCTTCGACGGCCCCACCGGCATCGGCACCCCGAACGGCATCACCGGCCTGCAGACCGGCGGCGGCGGGACCGAGACCGTCTCGGTGACCAACCCCGGCACCCAGACCTCGACGCAGAACACGGCGATCTCGACCCTGCAGATCTCCGCGACCGACTCGGCGGGCAAGGCGCTGACCTACTCGGCCACCGGCCTGCCGGCCGGCCTGTCGATCAGCAGCTCCGGCGCCATCACCGGCACCCCGACCGGCACCGGCAGCTCGACGGTGACCGTCACGGCGTCCTCGGGCACCGCCTCCGGCTCGACCTCCTTCACCTGGACCGTCAACCCGCAGGGCGGCACCGAGACCGTCTCGGTGACCAACCCCGGCAGCCAGACCTCGACGGCCGGCACCGCGATCAGCACCCTGCAGATCTCGGCCACCGACTCGGCGGGCAAGTCGCTGACCTACTCGGCCTCCGGCCTGCCGGCCGGCCTGTCGATCAGCTCCAGCGGCGCCATCACCGGCACCCCGACCACCGCCGGCACGTCCAGCGTGACCGTGACGGCCACCTCGGGCACCGCCTCGGGCTCGACGACCTTCTCCTGGACCGTCAACCCCTCCGGCGGCGGCGGCTGCACCGCGACGCAGCTGCTCGGCAACCCCGGCTTCGAGACCGGTAGCGCCTCCCCGTGGACCGCGACCGCCGGCGTCATCAACAACGACACGGTCGACGAGCCGGCCCACTCCGGCAGCTGGAACGCCTGGCTCGACGGCTACGGCACCACCCACACCGACACCCTGGCGCAGAAGGTGAGCATCCCCGCCACCTGCAAGACGGCGAACTTCTCCTTCTGGCTGCACATCGACACCGCCGAGACGACCACCAGCACCGCGTACGACACCCTCAAGGTGCAGGTGCTCAACTCCTCCGGCACCGTGGTCGGCACGCTGGCGACCTACTCCAACCTCAACCACGCCAACGGCTACACCCAGCGCTCCTTCAGCCTGGCCAGCTACATCGGCCAGACCGTCACGCTGAAGTTCACCGGCAGCGAGGACGTCTCGCTGCAGACGTCGTTCGTCGTGGATGACACGGCGCTGAACGTCAACTGA